One genomic region from Cucumis melo cultivar AY chromosome 9, USDA_Cmelo_AY_1.0, whole genome shotgun sequence encodes:
- the LOC103501344 gene encoding calcium-transporting ATPase 4, plasma membrane-type-like isoform X2 gives MVQTHNTKSLEHYGGVRGLARELNVSLKDGIVTSEIPSRQNIYGINRYVEKPSRGFWMFVWEALHDLTLVILLVSAVISIGVGNATEGWPKGMYDGLGIIMSIFLVVIVTAISDYNQSLQFKDLEKQKKNIIIQVTRDGCRQKVSIYDLVVGDIVHLSIGDQVPADGILVSGYSLSIDESSLSGESEPVNVDDNRPFLLAGTKVQDGSGKMLVTSVGMRTEWGRLMVTLSEGGDDETPLQVKLNGVATIIGKIGLVFAVLTFIVLISRYFVFKALHNQIEHWSSKDASTLLNYFAIAVIIIVVAVPEGLPLAVTLSLAFAMKRLMKDKALVRHLSACETMGSATCICTDKTGTLTTNHMVVDKMWICEETRTTKNLDDETALKSSVNETVYNLLIQSIFQNTSSEVVKGKDGRNTILGSPTETALLEFGLLMGGAFGKLNDEYKIVKVEPFNSNRKKMSVLVALPSGGFRAFCKGASEIISSMCDKVLSPNGEALPLSDEKRINISNIIYSFANGALRTLCIAYKDIEVSSAPDKIPDNDFTLIAVVGIKDPVRPGVKEAVQACLAAGITVRMVTGDNINTARAIAKECGILTEDGLAIEGPEFRNKSQDEMEKLIPKLQVMARSSPLDKHTLVGQLRKTFKEVVAVTGDGTNDAPALHEADIGLAMGIAGTEVAKENADVVIMDDNFTTIVNVARWGRAVYINIQKFVQFQLTVNVVALMLNFISACASGSAPLTAVQMLWVNLIMDTLGALALATEPPNEGLMQRKPIGRNVNIITGIMWRNIIGQSIYQITVLLILRFEGKRLLNLTGPDSSIILDTFIFNSFVFCQVFNEVNSRDMEKINVLKGIFDSWVFIGVMASTVGFQIIIVEFLGTFAETVGLSLNLWIASIVIGALSLPIAMVLKCIPVSNTKTSSHFHDGYEPLPTGPDLA, from the exons ATGGTTCAAACCCACAACACCAAGAGTTTGGAACATTATGGGGGCGTTAGGGGATTGGCAAGAGAATTAAACGTTTCTCTGAAAGATGGAATTGTTACAAGTGAAATACCTTCAAGGCAGAACATATACGGCATCAACCGTTATGTTGAGAAGCCTTCAAGAGGCTTTTGGATGTTTGTATGGGAAGCCCTGCATGATTTGACTCTTGTCATTCTCTTGGTTTCTGCTGTGATTTCCATTGGCGTTGGAAATGCAACTGAAGGTTGGCCTAAAGGCATGTACGATGGACTTGGAATAATAATGAGTATTTTTCTGGTTGTGATAGTAACGGCAATCAGTGACTATAATCAGTCTTTGCAATTTAAGGACTTGGAAAAGCAGAAGAAAAACATTATCATTCAAGTTACTCGAGATGGATGCAGACAGAAGGTTTCTATTTACGACTTGGTGGTTGGAGATATTGTTCATTTGTCTATTGGAGATCAAGTCCCTGCTGATGGTATTTTGGTGTCAGGCTACAGCTTATCAATTGACGAATCAAGCTTATCAGGTGAAAGTGAACCTGTAAACGTAGATGATAATAGGCCTTTTCTTCTAGCAGGGACCAAAGTGCAGGATGGATCTGGTAAAATGCTAGTTACCTCGGTTGGCATGAGAACTGAATGGGGAAGATTGATGGTCACTTTGAGTGAAGGAGGAGATGATGAAACACCACTTCAGGTAAAGCTTAATGGGGTTGCAACAATCATTGGAAAGATCGGCTTGGTATTCGCGGTGTTAACATTCATAGTTCTGATCTCAAGGTATTTTGTGTTCAAAGCATTACACAATCAAATTGAGCATTGGTCCTCCAAAGATGCATCAACGCTTCTGAATTACTTTGCCATTGCAGTAATTATAATTGTTGTTGCAGTTCCAGAAGGATTACCTCTGGCCGTAACACTAAGTCTTGCCTTTGCCATGAAAAGGTTAATGAAGGATAAGGCACTTGTGAGGCATCTCTCTGCTTGTGAGACTATGGGTTCTGCGACCTGCATTTGCACTGATAAAACAGGTACATTGACAACAAACCATATGGTCGTGGACAAGATGTGGATCTGTGAAGAAACGAGGACAACAAAAAATTTGGACGACGAAACTGCTTTAAAAAGCTCTGTAAATGAAACGGTATACAATCTCCTTATACAATCTATATTTCAAAATACCAGCTCAGAGGTGGTCAAAGGCAAAGACGGCAGAAACACCATATTAGGCTCTCCAACTGAGACTGCATTGCTAGAATTTGGCTTGCTTATGGGTGGTGCTTTTGGTAAATTGAATGATGAGTATAAGATCGTCAAAGTGGAGCCATTCAATTCAAATAGAAAGAAAATGTCTGTTCTTGTGGCTCTTCCAAGTGGTGGCTTTCGCGCATTTTGCAAGGGAGCATCCGAAATCATTTCATCCATGTGTGACAAGGTTCTCAGTCCTAATGGAGAAGCATTGCCTCTTTCagatgaaaaaagaataaacatCTCGAATATCATTTATAGCTTTGCCAACGGTGCTCTTAGAACTTTATGCATCGCTTACAAGGATATAGAAGTTTCTTCAGCACCAGACAAAATTCCCGATAATGATTTTACTTTAATAGCAGTTGTTGGGATTAAAGATCCTGTACGTCCGGGTGTAAAGGAGGCAGTTCAGGCTTGTTTGGCTGCTGGAATAACTGTAAGGATGGTGACTGGGGATAACATCAATACGGCTAGAGCCATAGCCAAAGAGTGTGGCATTTTGACAGAAGATGGTTTAGCAATAGAAGGGCCAGAGTTTCGCAATAAGAGCCAAGATGAAATGGAGAAGTTAATACCAAAACTCCAG GTGATGGCTCGATCATCTCCTCTTGACAAGCACACGTTGGTTGGTCAATTAAGGAAAACGTTCAAAGAAGTGGTGGCTGTCACAGGTGATGGTACTAATGATGCCCCTGCTTTGCATGAGGCAGACATTGGATTGGCCATGGGTATTGCGGGAACAGAG GTTGCAAAAGAAAATGCGGACGTAGTCATAATGGACGATAATTTCACGACCATTGTTAATGTTGCGAGATGGGGACGTGCAGTCTACATCAACATTCAAAAGTTCGTTCAGTTTCAGCTTACGGTCAACGTAGTCGCTCTCATGCTCAATTTTATATCTGCATGCGCTTCAG GGTCTGCTCCACTGACGGCTGTTCAAATGCTATGGGTGAACTTGATAATGGACACGCTTGGAGCTCTAGCTTTGGCCACAGAGCCTCCCAACGAGGGGCTGATGCAAAGAAAACCGATTGGGAGAAACGTTAATATCATCACTGGGATTATGTGGAGGAACATCATTGGTCAGAGCATCTATCAAATCACAGTGTTATTAATCCTCAGATTTGAAGGAAAGCGCTTGCTGAATCTCACCGGTCCTGATTCAAGCATCATTCTCGACACCTTCATTTTCAACTCCTTCGTGTTTTGCCAG GTGTTCAATGAAGTAAACAGCCGTGACATGGAAAAGATAAACGTGTTGAAAGGGATATTTGACAGCTGGGTATTCATTGGAGTGATGGCCTCGACGGTAGGATTCCAAATCATAATAGTGGAATTTCTTGGGACATTTGCAGAAACAGTGGGATTAAGCTTGAATTTATGGATAGCCAGCATTGTAATTGGAGCTTTGAGTTTGCCAATCGCAATGGTCTTGAAATGCATTCCTGTTTCAAACACCAAAACATCTTCCCACTTCCATGATGGTTATGAGCCTCTCCCTACTGGTCCTGACTTGGCTTAA
- the LOC103501344 gene encoding putative calcium-transporting ATPase 11, plasma membrane-type isoform X1, producing the protein MSETIENYLRKNFDLESKSPSEEAQMRWRSAVSIVKNRRRRFRMVADLEKRAKAEEKRKKLQEKIRVALYVQKAALHFIDAGKRGDYKLSTEVREAGYGVEPDALASMVQTHNTKSLEHYGGVRGLARELNVSLKDGIVTSEIPSRQNIYGINRYVEKPSRGFWMFVWEALHDLTLVILLVSAVISIGVGNATEGWPKGMYDGLGIIMSIFLVVIVTAISDYNQSLQFKDLEKQKKNIIIQVTRDGCRQKVSIYDLVVGDIVHLSIGDQVPADGILVSGYSLSIDESSLSGESEPVNVDDNRPFLLAGTKVQDGSGKMLVTSVGMRTEWGRLMVTLSEGGDDETPLQVKLNGVATIIGKIGLVFAVLTFIVLISRYFVFKALHNQIEHWSSKDASTLLNYFAIAVIIIVVAVPEGLPLAVTLSLAFAMKRLMKDKALVRHLSACETMGSATCICTDKTGTLTTNHMVVDKMWICEETRTTKNLDDETALKSSVNETVYNLLIQSIFQNTSSEVVKGKDGRNTILGSPTETALLEFGLLMGGAFGKLNDEYKIVKVEPFNSNRKKMSVLVALPSGGFRAFCKGASEIISSMCDKVLSPNGEALPLSDEKRINISNIIYSFANGALRTLCIAYKDIEVSSAPDKIPDNDFTLIAVVGIKDPVRPGVKEAVQACLAAGITVRMVTGDNINTARAIAKECGILTEDGLAIEGPEFRNKSQDEMEKLIPKLQVMARSSPLDKHTLVGQLRKTFKEVVAVTGDGTNDAPALHEADIGLAMGIAGTEVAKENADVVIMDDNFTTIVNVARWGRAVYINIQKFVQFQLTVNVVALMLNFISACASGSAPLTAVQMLWVNLIMDTLGALALATEPPNEGLMQRKPIGRNVNIITGIMWRNIIGQSIYQITVLLILRFEGKRLLNLTGPDSSIILDTFIFNSFVFCQVFNEVNSRDMEKINVLKGIFDSWVFIGVMASTVGFQIIIVEFLGTFAETVGLSLNLWIASIVIGALSLPIAMVLKCIPVSNTKTSSHFHDGYEPLPTGPDLA; encoded by the exons ATGAGTGAAACCATCGAAAATTACTTGAGAAAGAACTTCGACCTCGAGTCCAAGAGTCCGTCTGAAGAGGCTCAAATGCGATGGCGATCTGCCGTTTCTATTGTCAAGAATCGCCGTCGGAGGTTTCGTATGGTTGCTGATCTCGAAAAGCGAGCTAAGGCTGAGGAGAAACGCAAGAAACTCCAG GAAAAGATACGAGTAGCTCTTTACGTACAAAAAGCAGCATTGCATTTCATTGATG CCGGGAAGCGAGGTGACTACAAGCTCTCCACAGAAGTTAGGGAAGCTGGTTATGGAGTTGAACCTGATGCATTAGCATCCATGGTTCAAACCCACAACACCAAGAGTTTGGAACATTATGGGGGCGTTAGGGGATTGGCAAGAGAATTAAACGTTTCTCTGAAAGATGGAATTGTTACAAGTGAAATACCTTCAAGGCAGAACATATACGGCATCAACCGTTATGTTGAGAAGCCTTCAAGAGGCTTTTGGATGTTTGTATGGGAAGCCCTGCATGATTTGACTCTTGTCATTCTCTTGGTTTCTGCTGTGATTTCCATTGGCGTTGGAAATGCAACTGAAGGTTGGCCTAAAGGCATGTACGATGGACTTGGAATAATAATGAGTATTTTTCTGGTTGTGATAGTAACGGCAATCAGTGACTATAATCAGTCTTTGCAATTTAAGGACTTGGAAAAGCAGAAGAAAAACATTATCATTCAAGTTACTCGAGATGGATGCAGACAGAAGGTTTCTATTTACGACTTGGTGGTTGGAGATATTGTTCATTTGTCTATTGGAGATCAAGTCCCTGCTGATGGTATTTTGGTGTCAGGCTACAGCTTATCAATTGACGAATCAAGCTTATCAGGTGAAAGTGAACCTGTAAACGTAGATGATAATAGGCCTTTTCTTCTAGCAGGGACCAAAGTGCAGGATGGATCTGGTAAAATGCTAGTTACCTCGGTTGGCATGAGAACTGAATGGGGAAGATTGATGGTCACTTTGAGTGAAGGAGGAGATGATGAAACACCACTTCAGGTAAAGCTTAATGGGGTTGCAACAATCATTGGAAAGATCGGCTTGGTATTCGCGGTGTTAACATTCATAGTTCTGATCTCAAGGTATTTTGTGTTCAAAGCATTACACAATCAAATTGAGCATTGGTCCTCCAAAGATGCATCAACGCTTCTGAATTACTTTGCCATTGCAGTAATTATAATTGTTGTTGCAGTTCCAGAAGGATTACCTCTGGCCGTAACACTAAGTCTTGCCTTTGCCATGAAAAGGTTAATGAAGGATAAGGCACTTGTGAGGCATCTCTCTGCTTGTGAGACTATGGGTTCTGCGACCTGCATTTGCACTGATAAAACAGGTACATTGACAACAAACCATATGGTCGTGGACAAGATGTGGATCTGTGAAGAAACGAGGACAACAAAAAATTTGGACGACGAAACTGCTTTAAAAAGCTCTGTAAATGAAACGGTATACAATCTCCTTATACAATCTATATTTCAAAATACCAGCTCAGAGGTGGTCAAAGGCAAAGACGGCAGAAACACCATATTAGGCTCTCCAACTGAGACTGCATTGCTAGAATTTGGCTTGCTTATGGGTGGTGCTTTTGGTAAATTGAATGATGAGTATAAGATCGTCAAAGTGGAGCCATTCAATTCAAATAGAAAGAAAATGTCTGTTCTTGTGGCTCTTCCAAGTGGTGGCTTTCGCGCATTTTGCAAGGGAGCATCCGAAATCATTTCATCCATGTGTGACAAGGTTCTCAGTCCTAATGGAGAAGCATTGCCTCTTTCagatgaaaaaagaataaacatCTCGAATATCATTTATAGCTTTGCCAACGGTGCTCTTAGAACTTTATGCATCGCTTACAAGGATATAGAAGTTTCTTCAGCACCAGACAAAATTCCCGATAATGATTTTACTTTAATAGCAGTTGTTGGGATTAAAGATCCTGTACGTCCGGGTGTAAAGGAGGCAGTTCAGGCTTGTTTGGCTGCTGGAATAACTGTAAGGATGGTGACTGGGGATAACATCAATACGGCTAGAGCCATAGCCAAAGAGTGTGGCATTTTGACAGAAGATGGTTTAGCAATAGAAGGGCCAGAGTTTCGCAATAAGAGCCAAGATGAAATGGAGAAGTTAATACCAAAACTCCAG GTGATGGCTCGATCATCTCCTCTTGACAAGCACACGTTGGTTGGTCAATTAAGGAAAACGTTCAAAGAAGTGGTGGCTGTCACAGGTGATGGTACTAATGATGCCCCTGCTTTGCATGAGGCAGACATTGGATTGGCCATGGGTATTGCGGGAACAGAG GTTGCAAAAGAAAATGCGGACGTAGTCATAATGGACGATAATTTCACGACCATTGTTAATGTTGCGAGATGGGGACGTGCAGTCTACATCAACATTCAAAAGTTCGTTCAGTTTCAGCTTACGGTCAACGTAGTCGCTCTCATGCTCAATTTTATATCTGCATGCGCTTCAG GGTCTGCTCCACTGACGGCTGTTCAAATGCTATGGGTGAACTTGATAATGGACACGCTTGGAGCTCTAGCTTTGGCCACAGAGCCTCCCAACGAGGGGCTGATGCAAAGAAAACCGATTGGGAGAAACGTTAATATCATCACTGGGATTATGTGGAGGAACATCATTGGTCAGAGCATCTATCAAATCACAGTGTTATTAATCCTCAGATTTGAAGGAAAGCGCTTGCTGAATCTCACCGGTCCTGATTCAAGCATCATTCTCGACACCTTCATTTTCAACTCCTTCGTGTTTTGCCAG GTGTTCAATGAAGTAAACAGCCGTGACATGGAAAAGATAAACGTGTTGAAAGGGATATTTGACAGCTGGGTATTCATTGGAGTGATGGCCTCGACGGTAGGATTCCAAATCATAATAGTGGAATTTCTTGGGACATTTGCAGAAACAGTGGGATTAAGCTTGAATTTATGGATAGCCAGCATTGTAATTGGAGCTTTGAGTTTGCCAATCGCAATGGTCTTGAAATGCATTCCTGTTTCAAACACCAAAACATCTTCCCACTTCCATGATGGTTATGAGCCTCTCCCTACTGGTCCTGACTTGGCTTAA